The DNA segment CCTCGCAACAGAACGATTCCTTCCGGCTCGTGGCCGCCGTCGCGGAGGACCTGGTGGTTTGAGGAAATCAATTCTCTCGAGCGCAGGTCGCGGCGGAAACTCGGTGGCACATCGAACGGCTTGGACAGAATCGCCACCAGGTCCGGGCCGGAATCCGCATGAGCGCCGCGATACAAATCTTCGCCGAGATGGATTTCGGCAAATTGCTTGCCACCATCCTGCGATTTCAACGTGGCGAGTTCGGTCGCAATTCGTTCACGCAGCGATTTCCATTCGGACTCCGGGACGATGCCTTCCGGATAACGACCAGCGCAGTTGATTCGGATGCCAACTGCGCGTGACTCCAGCGGGTCGGCCCACACTTTGGTTTTTCGCCAGTCCACGAAACCGAATTTGGAATCGATGGGCAGGCCGAAGCGATGCTTCCACACGCGCGGGAAATTGCCGTGGACGACCCGCTTCCAATGCCACGCCGGCAGCAATCGCAAGTAACCTTGTTGTTCGAGCCAGCGATTGGAGTGAAAGAATGCGCCGGGCATCGGCCCAAATCCGTGATCGGAGACAATTGCCAGCGCGCAATCCTCACCTGCCTGTTCCACGAGCCGTCCGATCTGCGCGTCCAGTTGGCGGAAAAGCAATCGCACTCGCGCGCCGATTTGCTTTTCTTCCTCGGTCTTCAATTCGCCTTCGAGCGCGGGGTCGGAAAATTTCCAGCAGTAATGTTGCAAGCGGTCGAGCACGAGCCAGACGACCATAAAGAACTGCCACGATTGTGTTTTCATCAGCCGCAACGCGACGTCGGCATGGTGAATCAGTACGCGCTCGTTCTCATCAATGAAGGCAAGCATTTCCCTCGCGTAATTCGCCGTGCCCGGCAACGCGCCGGGATAGTTTAGCACGTCGATGACGAAATCTTTGAAGTCCGCCGCCAGTTCGGGCGGATACGTGGACAGGCCGGTGGCTTCCGGCGAGAGCGCGTCGCTCGTGATAAAGCCGTCCACCGGATAGACTGGATAACTGAGCGGCACATTGAACACGCCGACGCGTTTGCCGTGACGATTGAGCCGTTGCCACAGCGTCGGGCTGGCGACATCGCGCGAGTTGTTGAGTCGCCGCTGATAATAATCGCCCGCCGGCGCGTGGCGAAAATGGTAGATGCCGTGTTTGCCGGGATTCGTGCCGGTGACGAGGCTGGCCCAGGCAGGCGGTGTCAACGCGGGAATTGTGGAATTCAAGACGCCCCACGCGCCTTCGTCCCGCATTCGTCTCAGCACCGGCATGTCGCCGCGCTCGATCCAGCGCGATAGATTGGTCCAGGTCGCGCCGTCGAGGCCGAGGATCAATATGCGTTCGGCGGGTTTGATTGAGTGTGACGCGGAATTCACCGGGCGCTGATATAACAAGCGCGCAAATGAGTCACAAGGAAAAGGTCTGCGCATGAAAACTTCTTCCCGCAACTGAGTCGTTCAGTTTAAGCTGAAGCCGGGATGCCTCCGAAAATCGAAAAAGTTTTGGTGATTGGGCTGGATTGCGCCGAGCCGTCGCTTGTGTTTGACAAGTGGCGCGATCAATTGCAGAACCTGCGCGCGCTGATGGAGCGCGGTGTCTGGTCCACGATGAACAGCACGGTGCCGCCGATCACCGTGCCCGCGTGGGCCTGCATGATGTCCAGCAAAGACCCCGGCACGCTTGGCGTTTACGGCTTTCGCAACCGCAAGGATTACAGCTACGCCGGGCTGACGTTCGCCACGGCAACTTCAATTCGCGAGCCGCGGTTGTGGGATATTTTGTCCAAGGCCGGCAAGCGCGTCGTGGTGCTCGGCGTGCCGCAAACGTATCCGATCTCGCCGGTCAACGGCGCAATGGTCAGTTGCTTCCTCACGCCCGATCCGGCAACGAGTCAATACACTCATCCGCCGGAGTTGCGGGACGAGATCGACGCCGTCCTCGGCAGGAATGAATACATGGTGGACGTTTCCGATTATCGCACCGACAACAAGAAGAACGTGCTCCGTGAGATTTATCAGATGACCGAGCGGCGCTTCAAACTGGCGAAACATTTTCTGCAGACGAAGCCGTGGGACTTTTTCATGCTCGTGGAGATGGGTGTGG comes from the Verrucomicrobiota bacterium genome and includes:
- a CDS encoding alkaline phosphatase family protein, whose amino-acid sequence is MNSASHSIKPAERILILGLDGATWTNLSRWIERGDMPVLRRMRDEGAWGVLNSTIPALTPPAWASLVTGTNPGKHGIYHFRHAPAGDYYQRRLNNSRDVASPTLWQRLNRHGKRVGVFNVPLSYPVYPVDGFITSDALSPEATGLSTYPPELAADFKDFVIDVLNYPGALPGTANYAREMLAFIDENERVLIHHADVALRLMKTQSWQFFMVVWLVLDRLQHYCWKFSDPALEGELKTEEEKQIGARVRLLFRQLDAQIGRLVEQAGEDCALAIVSDHGFGPMPGAFFHSNRWLEQQGYLRLLPAWHWKRVVHGNFPRVWKHRFGLPIDSKFGFVDWRKTKVWADPLESRAVGIRINCAGRYPEGIVPESEWKSLRERIATELATLKSQDGGKQFAEIHLGEDLYRGAHADSGPDLVAILSKPFDVPPSFRRDLRSRELISSNHQVLRDGGHEPEGIVLLRGANVNAGTKLSPQPIESIAATVLQLFGLPIGDDIDAEPILAALNEEFLRAYPPRRESETARPASPSSSQPEYSDKDSALVEERLRKLGYLD